Proteins found in one Acidobacteriota bacterium genomic segment:
- a CDS encoding helix-turn-helix transcriptional regulator, translating to MADQNAFERFVLSLHDSMLDDTNWPVTSALIDEACGLTGNTMMVGEGPRDDRRVQFVGLYQRGERRHDLEREYLTTYHPIDERVPRIRQLPDSRLVHVNDQYTPEELKTSPVYNDALLRAGHQNSLAVRMDGPDGSDIAMNLGDPVAGSDWGSPQLKMIARILPQIRQFVRVRQALVRTEARNATATSLLENTRVGIVHLDRHGKILEVNDRARGILRRADGLSDRDGALRASTPADQIRLERLLAQALPTSATIPLSGSMLLRRSSASHPFAVHAKPVRAPQPDYGARHVVALVLVVEPGRRQRVAPDLVATTLGLTPRESQVAVWLAEGKSVREIAEVAGLTTNAVHWHLKQIYQKKSISGQVDLVRLVLSVAEVA from the coding sequence ATGGCCGACCAGAACGCGTTCGAGCGCTTCGTGTTGTCGTTGCATGATTCCATGCTCGACGATACGAACTGGCCTGTCACATCGGCCCTGATTGACGAGGCCTGCGGCCTGACGGGCAATACGATGATGGTCGGCGAAGGCCCGAGGGACGACCGGCGTGTGCAGTTCGTCGGACTCTACCAGCGAGGAGAACGCCGCCACGACCTCGAGCGCGAATACCTCACTACCTACCATCCCATCGATGAACGCGTGCCGCGAATACGGCAACTGCCTGACAGCAGGCTGGTGCACGTCAACGACCAGTACACGCCCGAGGAGCTGAAAACTTCGCCTGTCTACAACGATGCCTTACTGCGGGCGGGGCACCAGAATAGCCTGGCGGTACGTATGGACGGGCCGGATGGGTCCGACATCGCGATGAACCTTGGCGATCCCGTTGCCGGAAGTGACTGGGGATCTCCGCAGCTCAAGATGATCGCGAGAATTCTGCCGCAGATTCGGCAATTCGTCCGCGTGCGGCAAGCGCTGGTCCGGACGGAAGCGCGGAACGCGACGGCGACCAGCCTCCTTGAGAACACTCGGGTAGGCATCGTCCACCTGGATCGGCACGGGAAGATCCTGGAGGTGAATGACCGTGCCCGCGGCATCCTGCGGAGGGCCGACGGTTTGTCGGACCGGGATGGAGCGCTGCGTGCCAGTACGCCGGCGGATCAGATCCGCCTCGAAAGGCTATTGGCCCAGGCGTTGCCGACCTCGGCAACCATCCCGCTCAGCGGGTCGATGCTGCTCCGCCGCTCGTCGGCGTCACACCCCTTCGCCGTGCACGCCAAGCCCGTGCGCGCCCCGCAACCGGACTATGGGGCGCGGCACGTTGTCGCGCTTGTACTGGTCGTCGAGCCGGGGCGCCGGCAACGTGTCGCACCCGACCTGGTAGCCACGACTCTTGGCCTGACGCCAAGGGAGAGTCAGGTGGCGGTGTGGCTGGCGGAGGGCAAGAGCGTGCGCGAGATCGCCGAGGTCGCAGGGCTCACGACCAACGCCGTTCATTGGCATCTGAAGCAGATCTACCAGAAGAAGTCCATCTCCGGGCAAGTGGATTTGGTACGGCTGGTGTTGTCGGTCGCCGAGGTCGCGTAA
- the xth gene encoding exodeoxyribonuclease III, giving the protein MRVVSWNVNGLRACARKGFLRFLATADADIVGLQEVRAFEHQLDPEVRAPIGWHAVFSPAERPGYSGVAIYSREPADRVETVLGEPRFDAEGRLVIARFGRLAVASVYFPKGSGRDRDNSRVPYKLDFYTELFARLQTLRRRGPVLVIGDYNTAREPVDLARPKANTKTSGFLPEERAELTRWIDAGWEDTFRARHPGETGHYTWWRQWGGARDRNIGWRIDYVLASPAAARRVTGAFIWPHVTGSDHCPVGVDLSG; this is encoded by the coding sequence GTGCGCGTCGTTAGCTGGAACGTCAACGGCCTCCGCGCCTGCGCCAGGAAGGGTTTCCTCCGATTCCTCGCCACCGCCGATGCCGACATCGTCGGCCTCCAGGAGGTCCGCGCTTTCGAGCATCAACTGGATCCGGAAGTGCGCGCACCGATCGGTTGGCACGCGGTGTTCTCGCCGGCGGAGCGCCCAGGCTACAGCGGCGTCGCCATCTACTCGCGCGAGCCGGCGGACCGCGTCGAGACCGTCTTGGGCGAGCCACGCTTCGATGCAGAGGGGCGCCTGGTCATAGCCCGCTTCGGGCGCCTCGCGGTGGCATCCGTCTACTTTCCCAAGGGAAGCGGGCGGGACCGGGACAACAGCCGCGTGCCCTACAAGCTCGACTTCTACACGGAGCTCTTCGCCCGGCTGCAGACCCTGCGCCGGCGCGGACCGGTGCTCGTGATCGGCGACTACAACACGGCCCGGGAGCCGGTCGACCTCGCCCGGCCCAAGGCCAACACGAAGACCAGCGGCTTCCTGCCGGAGGAGCGTGCGGAGCTTACGCGCTGGATCGACGCGGGCTGGGAGGACACGTTCCGCGCGCGGCATCCCGGCGAGACGGGCCACTACACGTGGTGGCGGCAGTGGGGCGGCGCCCGTGACCGAAACATCGGGTGGCGCATCGACTACGTGCTTGCCTCCCCTGCCGCGGCCCGGCGGGTGACCGGAGCGTTCATCTGGCCGCACGTGACCGGATCGGATCACTGCCCCGTCGGCGTCGACCTCTCCGGCTGA
- a CDS encoding TonB-dependent receptor: MECMKTRSKTVVAVAAAVLMTAGMAAPAGAQENGTVSGTVTLSGTGDPVHGAVILVVGSGAFALTDEDGGFTVENVTPGDYEVLAQREHLTAGRQMVSVPAGGEATVNFALELSPVHEDVTVTASVAGAETTFEAFNAVTTLDSFDIVGLGEGSLGDALRKEPGIASRSFGPGSSRPIIRGFDGDRVLILEDGVRTGDLSSQSGDHGVTIDPNIAERIEIVRGPATLLYGSNAVGGLVNVVTPHESYRESLFSGTRAQFNADAGSANSQFGTSASAQHTQGNVLFWAGGSTRRTDDYQTPEGPVENSATELTNGRAGVGYFGGNFFASAGITMENGRFGVPFAGEFHGHHDEDEHGHEDEHGHEDEDDHDHDDDHDDDHDDDHDDDHDDDHDDDHDDDHDDDHDEEDHEVAIDLDSRRRVGRFDIGARNLDNNLIDGFKLSVSMIDWEHDELEIEEGTENIGTAFSNRTTLIRAEVDQRQTERFAGRFGAWAQLRDFEAVGAEALAPQTDQTSFAAFAYEELNFGRVRLQFGARVEQNDYRTMERTGGHAHDEEDDHDHDEDHDEDHDEDEDHADDDDDHDHDHDDDHDDDHDDHDDDHDDDHDDHDEEEHHLEAPDPRDRDFLGASASIGLHADLGADTAFVANVTQSHRAPALEELYNFGPHVGNLAFEVGNPDLDAETTLGLDLSLRHQSDRVRSELNFYTYDISNFIFGERTDEVEDNLMVLDFTQGDSRFVGFDARSSVRLAESAWVTLGLGYVNARLTATNEPLPRIPPLRGTLSLDVPVGGFTFSPELEFAGTQDQLYHGETETDGYSVVNLRASYVWPRQHTAHILSVTGYNLTNATYRNHTSFIKDLAPEIGRGVRVGYSVRFF; this comes from the coding sequence ATGGAGTGCATGAAGACCAGATCGAAAACGGTTGTGGCGGTTGCGGCCGCCGTTCTGATGACGGCCGGTATGGCCGCACCCGCCGGCGCACAGGAGAACGGCACGGTAAGCGGCACGGTGACGTTGTCGGGTACGGGCGATCCGGTCCACGGTGCCGTGATCCTGGTGGTGGGGTCCGGCGCGTTCGCACTGACCGACGAAGACGGGGGGTTTACGGTCGAAAACGTGACCCCGGGCGACTACGAGGTGCTCGCGCAGCGCGAACACCTGACGGCAGGGCGCCAGATGGTGAGCGTTCCGGCCGGGGGCGAGGCGACGGTTAACTTCGCGCTGGAGTTGTCACCCGTCCACGAGGACGTAACCGTCACCGCATCGGTTGCGGGCGCCGAGACGACGTTCGAGGCCTTCAACGCGGTCACGACACTCGACTCGTTCGACATCGTCGGCCTCGGGGAGGGCAGCCTGGGCGACGCCCTGCGCAAGGAGCCGGGCATCGCCAGCCGAAGCTTCGGCCCCGGATCCAGCCGTCCCATCATCCGCGGCTTCGACGGTGACCGGGTGTTGATCCTGGAGGACGGCGTGCGGACCGGTGACCTCTCCAGCCAGTCCGGCGACCACGGCGTCACCATCGACCCGAACATCGCCGAGCGGATCGAGATCGTCCGCGGCCCCGCCACGCTGCTCTACGGGTCGAACGCGGTGGGCGGCCTGGTTAACGTGGTGACACCCCACGAGAGCTACCGCGAGTCGCTCTTCTCCGGCACGCGCGCCCAGTTCAACGCCGACGCCGGCAGCGCGAACAGCCAGTTCGGCACAAGCGCCAGCGCCCAACACACGCAGGGAAACGTCCTGTTCTGGGCCGGCGGCAGCACGCGCCGGACCGACGATTACCAGACGCCCGAGGGACCCGTCGAGAATTCCGCCACCGAACTGACGAACGGCCGGGCGGGCGTCGGCTACTTCGGTGGGAACTTCTTCGCGAGCGCCGGCATCACCATGGAGAATGGTCGGTTCGGCGTCCCGTTCGCGGGTGAATTCCACGGCCACCATGACGAGGACGAGCACGGCCACGAGGACGAGCACGGCCACGAGGACGAGGACGACCACGACCACGACGACGACCACGACGACGACCATGACGACGATCATGACGACGACCATGACGACGATCATGACGACGACCATGACGACGATCATGACGACGACCACGACGAAGAAGACCATGAGGTAGCGATCGATCTCGACTCGCGGCGCCGCGTCGGCCGGTTCGACATCGGAGCCCGCAACCTGGACAACAACCTCATCGACGGCTTCAAGCTCAGCGTGAGCATGATCGACTGGGAACACGACGAGTTGGAGATCGAGGAGGGGACCGAGAACATCGGCACGGCTTTCTCCAACCGGACCACACTCATTCGCGCCGAAGTGGATCAGCGCCAGACCGAACGGTTCGCAGGGAGGTTCGGCGCCTGGGCGCAGCTTCGCGACTTCGAAGCCGTCGGCGCCGAGGCCCTCGCGCCGCAGACCGATCAGACGTCCTTCGCGGCTTTCGCCTACGAGGAGCTGAACTTCGGGCGCGTACGGCTGCAGTTCGGCGCACGCGTCGAACAGAACGACTACCGGACCATGGAGCGGACCGGCGGGCATGCCCATGACGAGGAAGACGACCACGACCACGACGAGGACCATGACGAGGACCACGACGAGGACGAGGACCACGCCGACGACGACGACGACCACGACCACGATCACGACGACGATCACGACGATGACCACGACGATCACGACGATGACCACGACGACGATCACGACGATCACGACGAGGAAGAGCACCATCTCGAGGCGCCCGATCCGCGGGATCGCGACTTCCTCGGTGCGTCAGCCTCGATCGGCCTCCACGCCGACCTGGGCGCGGACACGGCGTTCGTCGCCAATGTGACCCAGTCGCACCGCGCGCCGGCGCTCGAGGAGCTGTACAACTTCGGCCCGCACGTCGGGAACCTCGCCTTCGAGGTGGGCAACCCGGATCTGGACGCGGAGACGACGCTCGGCCTCGACCTGAGCCTGCGCCACCAGTCGGATCGCGTCCGTAGCGAGCTGAACTTCTACACGTACGACATCAGCAACTTCATCTTCGGCGAACGGACCGACGAGGTGGAGGACAACCTGATGGTGCTCGACTTCACGCAGGGCGACAGCCGGTTCGTGGGATTCGACGCGCGGAGCAGCGTCCGGCTGGCGGAGAGCGCCTGGGTGACGCTCGGCCTCGGCTACGTCAACGCGCGGCTCACCGCGACCAACGAGCCGCTACCGCGGATCCCGCCGCTGCGGGGCACCCTCAGCCTGGACGTGCCGGTCGGCGGGTTCACGTTCAGTCCGGAGCTGGAGTTCGCCGGGACACAGGACCAGCTCTACCACGGCGAGACGGAAACCGACGGTTACTCGGTGGTCAACCTGCGCGCGTCGTACGTCTGGCCACGCCAGCACACCGCGCACATCCTGAGCGTCACCGGCTACAACCTGACCAACGCGACGTACCGCAACCATACGTCGTTCATCAAGGACCTCGCGCCCGAGATCGGCCGCGGCGTGCGCGTCGGCTACTCGGTGCGGTTCTTCTAG
- a CDS encoding endonuclease/exonuclease/phosphatase family protein — protein sequence MQPRPAHRTTGSVALALVAAPLAAALAVAGGAAPGAQEPEPLPLTVMTFNIRTSLNSAEDGENGWPHRRALVADTIARVAPEVAGLQEALADQLEYLSAKLPDYRWLGVDRGLNGGEGLSEHVPIFYRYRELLPVESGTFWLSPTPAGPTGTGFRRRVSRIVTWAHFHHVGADRRFYVYNTHLTLRRGERQVNSATMIAERIAGLPAGAPVLAIGDFNSTAEHSDTWRAATATGLRDAWLLADRRIGPARTSSDFRPPEQANEGRIDWILVGGPIGVRSVETVIDHDNARYPSDHYPVVARVLLH from the coding sequence ATGCAGCCTCGTCCGGCGCATCGAACCACCGGTTCCGTCGCGCTTGCCCTCGTCGCCGCACCGCTCGCGGCGGCGCTGGCCGTTGCGGGCGGCGCCGCGCCCGGAGCGCAGGAGCCCGAACCGCTCCCGCTGACCGTCATGACGTTCAACATCCGAACCTCGCTCAACAGCGCGGAAGATGGCGAGAACGGCTGGCCGCACCGCCGCGCGCTGGTGGCCGACACGATTGCGCGGGTCGCGCCGGAGGTGGCCGGCCTGCAAGAAGCGCTCGCCGATCAGCTCGAGTACCTTTCCGCGAAGCTGCCCGACTACCGCTGGCTCGGCGTCGACCGTGGCCTCAACGGCGGCGAGGGCCTGAGCGAGCATGTTCCGATTTTCTACCGGTACCGCGAGCTGCTCCCTGTCGAGTCGGGCACGTTCTGGCTCTCGCCGACGCCTGCCGGGCCGACCGGCACCGGCTTCCGGCGCCGCGTCTCACGCATCGTCACCTGGGCGCACTTTCATCACGTTGGCGCGGACCGCCGTTTCTACGTCTACAACACGCATCTGACGCTCCGGCGGGGAGAGCGGCAGGTGAACTCCGCCACGATGATCGCCGAGCGGATCGCCGGACTGCCCGCAGGCGCACCCGTCCTCGCCATCGGTGACTTCAACTCGACGGCGGAGCATAGCGACACCTGGCGCGCGGCGACGGCCACCGGTCTGCGCGACGCCTGGCTCCTCGCGGATCGCCGGATCGGCCCGGCCCGGACGTCGAGCGACTTCCGTCCGCCGGAGCAGGCGAACGAAGGCCGGATCGACTGGATCCTCGTGGGCGGCCCGATAGGGGTCCGCTCGGTCGAGACCGTCATCGATCACGACAACGCGCGGTACCCCTCGGACCACTACCCGGTCGTCGCGCGCGTCCTCCTGCACTGA
- a CDS encoding heavy metal translocating P-type ATPase, with protein MTTLARPVDGATTEQLDFQVEGLDCTKEATLIRRELAGCAGICDISFHVIEGRMTVDVDRSQCGPDDVTAAVARLGMKAQPWTPAADESAAPPTASFWEQHERHLLVGTSGAALAGALAWHGIEMGQLTAPFTAHDLGGAGLEPIVLVLFVTAIAGGLFHSAPAALRSLARLRPDMNALVLVSVVGAVTLGEWAEAGTLAFLYGLSGLIENWNALRARKAIGSLIRISPAMASVIHGDHEHRVTVDRVAVGAHVRVRPGERVPCDGVVIAGSSYVDQALVTGESAPAWKTADDTVFAGTVNGHGVLELRTTRAASDTTLARIIRMVGESHHHRAQSERFIDTFARHYTPLMFVVAAAVGAVPPLLFGGAWDFWFYQAMLILLISCPCGLAISTPVTIAAGLAAAARRGVLIKGGVHLESLARVRAFAFDKTGVITEGEPEVRELRPVGGRSESDVLSRLLAIELRSEHPLSRAIVRYARDHAVEAPDLTNFTAVEGRGAEATVDGEDFWVGSARFAREKLGRNELPRELAELPDADRTVVICGVGAEPWAVVTLSDPVRPEASQAVSRLDAQGIRPVLLTGDNQVTANSVAARVGLSDVRAELLPEDKAAAIADLRARHGVTAMAGDGINDSPALVASSVGIALGNNATDLAVESADIVLMRPDLRLLPFLVDHARRARTRIIENIALALGAKALFLIVMAFGAATLWMAIAADMGASLLVTFNGLRMLRQPRDPTDGSAPANLATQDA; from the coding sequence ATGACGACATTGGCCAGGCCGGTGGACGGCGCCACGACCGAGCAACTCGACTTCCAGGTCGAGGGACTCGACTGCACCAAGGAGGCGACGCTGATCCGGCGCGAGCTGGCGGGCTGCGCCGGAATCTGTGACATCTCGTTCCACGTCATCGAGGGGCGGATGACGGTGGATGTCGACCGATCGCAGTGCGGACCGGACGACGTGACCGCGGCAGTGGCGCGACTCGGCATGAAGGCGCAGCCCTGGACGCCGGCCGCGGATGAGTCCGCCGCGCCGCCGACCGCCTCGTTCTGGGAACAGCACGAGCGGCACCTCCTCGTCGGCACGAGTGGTGCGGCCCTCGCCGGCGCCCTCGCGTGGCACGGCATCGAGATGGGGCAACTGACGGCGCCGTTCACCGCCCACGATCTTGGCGGCGCCGGTCTTGAACCAATCGTCCTCGTGCTCTTCGTCACCGCAATCGCGGGAGGGTTGTTCCACTCCGCACCTGCCGCGCTCCGTTCGCTCGCGCGCCTCCGGCCCGACATGAACGCCCTGGTCCTCGTGTCGGTCGTGGGCGCGGTCACGCTGGGGGAATGGGCGGAGGCCGGAACCCTCGCCTTCCTCTACGGATTGTCCGGCCTGATCGAGAACTGGAACGCCTTGCGGGCGCGGAAGGCCATCGGCTCGCTCATCCGGATCTCGCCGGCGATGGCATCCGTGATCCACGGGGATCATGAACACCGCGTAACCGTCGACCGCGTGGCAGTCGGCGCACACGTGCGGGTGCGGCCGGGTGAACGCGTTCCCTGTGACGGTGTGGTGATCGCCGGCAGTTCCTACGTCGACCAGGCGCTGGTAACCGGCGAGTCTGCGCCTGCCTGGAAAACGGCTGACGATACGGTATTCGCCGGCACCGTCAATGGACATGGCGTGCTTGAGTTGCGGACGACGCGGGCCGCCTCCGACACGACCCTCGCCCGGATCATCCGGATGGTGGGCGAGAGCCACCATCACCGCGCGCAGTCGGAGCGCTTCATCGACACCTTCGCGCGCCACTACACGCCGCTGATGTTCGTCGTGGCGGCAGCGGTCGGCGCCGTTCCCCCGCTTCTGTTCGGCGGGGCGTGGGATTTCTGGTTCTACCAGGCGATGCTCATCCTGCTGATCTCCTGCCCGTGCGGACTGGCGATCTCAACCCCGGTGACCATTGCCGCCGGCCTCGCCGCGGCGGCACGGCGCGGCGTACTGATCAAGGGAGGCGTTCATCTTGAATCGCTCGCGCGCGTACGCGCCTTCGCATTCGACAAGACCGGCGTGATCACCGAGGGCGAACCGGAAGTGCGGGAACTCCGGCCGGTCGGCGGGCGATCGGAAAGCGACGTGCTGTCGCGCCTGCTGGCGATCGAGCTGCGGAGTGAACATCCGCTCTCCCGCGCCATCGTGCGTTACGCGCGCGACCACGCCGTAGAAGCGCCCGATCTGACGAACTTCACGGCGGTCGAGGGGCGCGGCGCCGAGGCGACGGTGGACGGGGAGGACTTCTGGGTCGGCAGCGCCCGTTTTGCCCGCGAGAAGCTGGGGCGCAACGAGTTGCCGCGCGAGTTGGCCGAGTTGCCCGACGCCGACCGAACCGTCGTCATCTGCGGCGTCGGCGCGGAACCCTGGGCCGTCGTGACGCTATCGGACCCCGTTCGCCCCGAAGCGTCACAGGCGGTGTCGCGTCTGGATGCACAGGGCATCCGCCCCGTGTTGCTGACCGGCGACAACCAGGTTACGGCGAACAGCGTCGCCGCGCGCGTCGGGCTGTCGGACGTGCGGGCCGAGCTGCTCCCGGAAGACAAGGCCGCCGCAATTGCCGATCTGCGCGCCCGCCACGGCGTCACCGCGATGGCGGGCGACGGCATCAACGACAGCCCCGCCCTCGTCGCTTCATCCGTCGGCATTGCCCTGGGCAACAACGCGACCGACCTCGCGGTGGAATCGGCCGACATCGTGCTGATGCGTCCCGACCTCCGGCTCCTGCCGTTCCTGGTCGATCACGCCCGGCGCGCTCGAACGCGCATCATCGAGAACATCGCGCTGGCCCTCGGAGCCAAGGCGCTGTTCCTCATCGTCATGGCCTTCGGCGCCGCCACGTTGTGGATGGCCATCGCCGCCGACATGGGTGCTTCGCTTCTCGTCACGTTCAACGGGCTGCGCATGCTGCGTCAGCCTCGTGATCCCACAGATGGCAGCGCCCCCGCCAACCTCGCCACCCAGGACGCATAG
- a CDS encoding type II toxin-antitoxin system HicA family toxin, which yields MGFTVDRTRGSHARLVRVAPTGARQVVTAPMHRELALGTVRAIYRRVARFVPEAVVKAAFFTD from the coding sequence ATGGGCTTCACCGTCGACCGCACACGGGGGAGTCATGCCAGGCTCGTTCGAGTCGCGCCGACCGGCGCCCGGCAGGTCGTGACGGCGCCGATGCACCGAGAGCTTGCGCTCGGCACCGTGCGTGCCATCTACCGGCGCGTCGCGCGGTTCGTTCCGGAGGCCGTAGTCAAGGCAGCGTTCTTTACGGACTGA
- a CDS encoding type II toxin-antitoxin system HicB family antitoxin, which produces MHVVVTESEGWYVAECMEAAVVTQGRTLDELVANLREAIGLHLESEDPAESGLSPTPRLSVTYDFSPFGQ; this is translated from the coding sequence ATTCACGTGGTCGTGACGGAGAGCGAAGGGTGGTACGTCGCCGAGTGCATGGAGGCGGCGGTCGTCACGCAGGGTCGTACGCTGGACGAACTGGTCGCCAACCTGCGCGAGGCCATCGGCCTGCACCTGGAGAGTGAAGACCCGGCCGAGTCCGGACTGTCGCCGACGCCCCGGTTGTCGGTGACCTACGATTTCTCGCCGTTCGGCCAGTGA
- a CDS encoding ABC transporter permease, translating to MAPQERVLRAVYLGACTLIFVFLLAPILVIVPLSFNAEPYFTFTEGMLRLDPDAWSLRWYREIAAGGAWTGPLANSLLIGVAATALATTLGTLAALGLTNPAMPMRRFVTALLISPMVTPVIISATGMFFFYSDLRLTQTHLGIILAHAALGTPFVVITVTATLSAFDPTLLRAAASLGASPLFAFRRVQLPLIAPGVLSGALFAFAASFDEVVVVLFMAGGSQRTIPRQMWSGIREQISPAILAVATFLILFAVLLLATVEYLRRRNAAAS from the coding sequence ATGGCGCCGCAGGAGCGCGTGCTGCGCGCGGTCTACCTGGGCGCGTGCACGCTGATATTCGTCTTCCTGCTGGCGCCGATCCTCGTCATCGTTCCGCTCAGCTTCAACGCCGAGCCGTACTTCACGTTCACCGAAGGCATGCTTCGGCTGGACCCGGACGCCTGGTCGTTGCGCTGGTACCGGGAGATCGCGGCCGGCGGCGCCTGGACCGGCCCGCTCGCCAACAGCCTGCTGATCGGCGTGGCCGCCACCGCGCTGGCGACCACCCTCGGGACACTTGCCGCGCTCGGCCTCACCAACCCCGCGATGCCGATGCGCCGCTTCGTGACGGCGCTCCTGATCTCGCCGATGGTGACGCCGGTCATCATCTCCGCCACCGGCATGTTCTTCTTCTATTCCGACCTGCGCCTCACCCAGACCCACCTCGGCATCATCCTCGCGCACGCGGCGCTCGGGACGCCGTTCGTGGTCATCACGGTTACCGCGACGCTATCCGCGTTCGACCCGACCCTGCTGCGCGCCGCCGCCAGCCTGGGAGCGAGTCCGCTCTTTGCGTTCCGCCGCGTGCAGTTGCCCCTTATCGCGCCGGGGGTGCTCTCCGGCGCGCTCTTTGCGTTCGCCGCGTCGTTCGACGAAGTGGTAGTCGTGCTGTTCATGGCGGGCGGCAGCCAGCGCACCATTCCCCGCCAGATGTGGTCCGGCATCCGCGAACAGATCAGTCCAGCCATTCTCGCCGTCGCCACCTTCCTCATCCTCTTCGCGGTCCTCCTTCTGGCAACGGTGGAATATCTGCGGCGGCGGAACGCGGCCGCGTCCTGA
- a CDS encoding ABC transporter permease — translation MPTRPQWRAVGLTLPLVAFIGVTFLAPLAVMLSRSVYDPVVADALPETLERLEAWDRAGVPDEATFAAAARELRQVREARTIGRVAGRVNRVASGLRSVLVRTARALPDGEGPPVGGWRAAFAAVDPAWADPATWRAVATAGDRFTMRHYLNALDLDRGSDGAIVRQPPERRIYLPLLWRTLLVSLGITLLCLLLGYPIAHLMAHAPPRRANLLLALVLVPFWTSLLVRTTAWIVLLQQQGVINDLLVAVGVVPDSERLAMIYNMTGTAVAMTHVLLPFMVLPLYSIMRAIPPQQMSAAVSLGAGPWQAFRRVYWPQTLPGVGAGSLLVFILAIGYYITPALVGGQSGQLISNLIAYHMQTSLNWGLAGALGGVLLACIIALYVVYDRLIGIDRMRFG, via the coding sequence ATGCCGACCCGACCGCAGTGGCGCGCCGTTGGCCTGACGCTCCCGCTCGTCGCGTTCATAGGGGTCACCTTTCTCGCGCCTCTCGCCGTGATGCTGTCGCGCAGCGTCTACGACCCGGTGGTGGCGGATGCACTGCCCGAGACACTCGAACGGCTGGAAGCGTGGGATCGCGCCGGCGTGCCGGACGAGGCGACTTTCGCGGCGGCGGCGCGCGAGTTGCGGCAGGTGCGCGAGGCTCGCACGATCGGAAGGGTCGCCGGGCGGGTCAATCGCGTCGCCAGCGGCCTCCGGAGCGTCCTCGTCCGGACCGCTCGCGCCTTGCCCGACGGAGAAGGGCCGCCCGTCGGCGGCTGGCGGGCCGCGTTCGCGGCGGTCGATCCGGCGTGGGCCGACCCGGCCACCTGGCGCGCGGTCGCCACGGCGGGAGACCGCTTCACCATGCGCCACTATCTGAACGCCCTCGATCTCGATCGCGGGTCGGACGGCGCCATCGTCCGTCAACCCCCGGAGCGCCGCATCTATTTGCCGCTCCTGTGGCGGACGCTTCTCGTGAGCCTCGGGATCACCCTGCTCTGCCTGCTGCTCGGTTACCCGATAGCGCACCTGATGGCGCACGCGCCGCCGCGCCGGGCCAACCTGCTGCTCGCCCTGGTCCTCGTTCCGTTCTGGACGTCGCTCCTGGTCCGAACGACCGCCTGGATCGTCCTGTTGCAGCAGCAGGGGGTGATCAACGACCTGCTCGTGGCGGTCGGAGTCGTGCCGGACAGCGAACGGCTCGCGATGATCTACAACATGACCGGGACCGCCGTCGCGATGACGCACGTCCTGCTGCCGTTCATGGTGCTGCCGCTCTACTCGATCATGCGTGCGATCCCGCCGCAGCAGATGTCGGCCGCGGTCTCGCTGGGCGCCGGTCCCTGGCAGGCGTTCCGGCGCGTCTACTGGCCGCAGACGCTGCCGGGAGTCGGCGCCGGATCGCTTCTCGTCTTCATCCTGGCCATCGGCTACTACATCACGCCGGCCCTGGTGGGTGGGCAGAGCGGCCAGTTGATCTCCAACCTGATCGCGTACCACATGCAGACCTCGCTCAACTGGGGGCTGGCCGGTGCGCTCGGCGGAGTGCTGCTGGCCTGCATCATCGCGCTCTACGTCGTCTATGACCGGCTGATCGGCATCGACCGGATGAGGTTCGGCTGA